The following proteins come from a genomic window of Ornithinimicrobium cryptoxanthini:
- a CDS encoding tetratricopeptide repeat protein gives MTEVSTVQVTEVRLLEGPNLYFARPSVKVSLSLPGYQALDGTTAAELAEKVGLRRAVPGKPHTEQRQRFLSRLAGTLLRRIAAGVPSRVGVRGRVGTALDAVIVAFPWRHRGRAVALGEALGPVLQGLLDGEDADELLASAAQLVRSAEDQTAPTQMRPRIPVASITGTNGKTSTTRLLAHMGMTAGQRCGWSSTEGVFIQGELIQPGDYSGPSGGRMVLQDKSVQLGLLETARGGLLLKGMGVSHNDVSIVTNVTADHLGMQGIDTVDQLAEVKAIITRVTRKDGWVVLNGDDPRVRAMANDASGRIWMFSLHPDSPALRETVDRGGRGMTVLEGDIVILRRGADPDRLIRILDVPMTLSGLSEHNIANALAATAGALGLGLSRDAVVEGLRTFTPDLEHNPGRMNVWTVPLPSGGKATMIIDAAHNEAGLEALLNVAEGLRPPGDRVHLGLGGVGDRTDEILIGLGEIAGRRVDRVHIVHKGHYLRGRTTEDLEAQFVQGLANVGAVATGSSDNEVDGLATMVEHMADGDVGALMVHADRADVVEWLRAHGAHQDTARQIRRKVVAARGEHELEAVLAAIQEQPPAERVEAARNLLDQTPDDPRLVFEVAAALDAAGQTQQAMARYAEALGARLREPHRFRAQVALASGLRALGRQDEAEQLVNEVAVQREDSAAVVALQSLLDVDAGRAGTGVARLIDYLMTHATSTDDAPQRDALRALAEEMRATQPAS, from the coding sequence ATGACCGAAGTGTCCACGGTCCAGGTGACCGAGGTGCGCCTCCTCGAGGGCCCGAACCTGTATTTCGCGCGGCCCTCGGTGAAGGTGAGCCTCTCCCTCCCCGGATACCAGGCCCTCGACGGGACCACCGCTGCCGAGCTCGCCGAGAAGGTCGGGCTGCGCCGGGCGGTGCCGGGCAAGCCGCACACCGAGCAGCGCCAGCGCTTCCTGAGCCGCCTGGCCGGCACACTGCTGCGCAGGATCGCCGCTGGCGTGCCCAGTCGGGTCGGGGTCCGTGGACGGGTCGGGACCGCCCTGGATGCGGTGATCGTCGCCTTCCCGTGGCGCCACCGTGGGCGCGCAGTCGCTCTCGGTGAGGCTCTCGGACCGGTGCTCCAGGGCCTGCTCGACGGCGAGGATGCCGACGAGCTGCTCGCCTCGGCGGCCCAGCTCGTCCGCTCCGCAGAAGACCAGACCGCACCGACCCAGATGCGGCCGCGCATCCCGGTGGCCTCGATCACTGGCACCAACGGCAAGACGTCCACCACCCGCCTCCTGGCGCACATGGGCATGACGGCCGGCCAGCGCTGCGGATGGAGCTCGACCGAGGGCGTGTTCATCCAGGGCGAGCTGATCCAGCCCGGGGACTACTCCGGTCCGTCGGGCGGGCGGATGGTGCTGCAGGACAAGTCGGTCCAGCTGGGGCTGCTCGAGACGGCACGTGGTGGACTGCTGCTCAAGGGCATGGGTGTCTCGCACAACGACGTCAGCATCGTGACCAACGTGACTGCCGACCACCTGGGGATGCAGGGGATCGACACGGTCGACCAGCTGGCCGAGGTCAAGGCGATCATCACCCGCGTCACCCGCAAGGACGGCTGGGTGGTGCTCAACGGAGACGACCCGCGGGTGCGGGCGATGGCCAACGACGCCAGCGGTCGGATCTGGATGTTCAGTCTCCACCCCGACTCGCCGGCCCTGCGCGAGACGGTGGACCGTGGGGGACGGGGTATGACGGTGCTCGAGGGCGACATCGTCATCCTGCGGCGCGGTGCGGACCCGGACCGGCTGATCCGGATCCTGGACGTGCCGATGACTCTTTCCGGGCTGTCCGAGCACAACATCGCCAACGCGCTGGCCGCGACGGCCGGGGCGCTGGGGCTCGGCCTGTCCCGAGACGCCGTGGTGGAGGGCCTGCGCACGTTCACCCCCGACCTGGAGCACAACCCGGGCCGGATGAATGTCTGGACCGTCCCCCTGCCGTCTGGTGGCAAGGCGACGATGATCATCGACGCGGCCCACAACGAGGCCGGCCTCGAGGCGTTGCTCAACGTGGCCGAGGGGTTGCGACCGCCCGGCGACCGGGTGCACCTCGGACTGGGCGGTGTCGGGGACCGCACCGATGAGATCCTGATCGGCCTGGGCGAGATCGCCGGCCGGCGGGTTGACCGCGTCCACATCGTCCACAAGGGCCACTATCTGCGGGGGCGGACGACCGAGGACCTGGAGGCACAGTTCGTCCAGGGCCTGGCCAACGTGGGCGCTGTCGCGACCGGCTCCTCCGACAACGAGGTGGACGGCCTCGCCACCATGGTCGAGCACATGGCCGACGGTGATGTCGGCGCCCTGATGGTCCACGCCGACCGGGCTGACGTGGTCGAGTGGTTGCGCGCGCACGGGGCGCACCAGGACACCGCCCGACAGATCCGCCGCAAGGTCGTGGCTGCCCGTGGCGAGCACGAGCTCGAGGCGGTCCTCGCCGCCATCCAGGAGCAGCCTCCGGCGGAACGGGTCGAGGCGGCCCGCAACCTGCTGGACCAGACGCCTGACGACCCGCGGCTGGTCTTCGAGGTCGCGGCGGCGCTTGACGCTGCCGGGCAGACCCAGCAGGCCATGGCCAGGTATGCCGAGGCGCTCGGCGCCCGCCTGCGCGAGCCGCACCGCTTCCGGGCCCAGGTGGCACTGGCCAGCGGACTGCGCGCCCTGGGCCGTCAGGACGAGGCCGAGCAGCTCGTCAACGAGGTCGCCGTCCAACGCGAGGACAGCGCTGCTGTGGTGGCACTGCAGAGCCTCCTGGACGTGGACGCCGGCCGCGCTGGCACCGGAGTAGCCCGCCTCATCGACTATCTGATGACCCACGCCACCAGCACCGACGACGCCCCGCAGCGCGATGCCCTGCGTGCCCTCGCCGAGGAGATGCGCGCGACGCAGCCCGCCAGCTGA
- the fabI gene encoding enoyl-ACP reductase FabI: MLLEGKKLLVTGVLMDSSIAFHVARLAQEQGAEVVLTSFGRTFRITQSIAKRLPVMPEVVELDVSKQDDLDSLAERLREHTDHLDGVLHSIGFAPKGAFDFMNAPWEDVATALQVSAYSLKSLTVAALPLMRSGGSVVGLTMDAQLAWPVYDWMGVAKAAFEATNRYLARDLGPQGIRSNLVSAGPIATTAARSIPMFEQFEKWGERAPLGWDLKDAAPAAKACVALLSDWFPATTGEIVHVDGGFHAMGF; the protein is encoded by the coding sequence ATGCTGCTCGAAGGAAAGAAGCTCCTCGTCACCGGAGTCCTGATGGACTCCTCCATCGCGTTCCACGTCGCCCGCCTGGCTCAGGAGCAGGGCGCCGAGGTGGTCCTGACCTCGTTTGGACGCACCTTCCGGATCACCCAGTCCATCGCCAAGCGCCTGCCGGTCATGCCCGAGGTCGTCGAGCTCGACGTCTCCAAGCAGGACGACCTCGACTCCCTGGCCGAGCGACTGCGCGAGCACACGGACCACCTGGACGGCGTCCTCCACTCCATCGGCTTCGCACCCAAGGGTGCCTTCGACTTCATGAACGCCCCCTGGGAGGACGTCGCCACGGCCCTGCAGGTGTCGGCATACTCCCTGAAGTCGCTGACGGTCGCCGCGCTCCCGCTGATGCGCAGCGGCGGCAGCGTCGTCGGGCTCACGATGGACGCCCAGCTGGCCTGGCCGGTCTATGACTGGATGGGCGTAGCCAAGGCGGCCTTCGAGGCGACGAACCGTTATCTCGCGCGCGACCTGGGGCCTCAGGGCATCCGCTCCAACCTGGTCTCCGCCGGTCCGATCGCCACGACGGCAGCACGCTCCATCCCGATGTTCGAGCAGTTCGAGAAGTGGGGTGAGCGCGCGCCGCTCGGCTGGGACCTCAAGGACGCCGCGCCGGCCGCCAAGGCCTGTGTGGCGCTGTTGTCCGACTGGTTCCCGGCCACGACCGGAGAGATCGTCCACGTGGACGGTGGCTTCCACGCGATGGGCTTCTGA